In a genomic window of Xenopus laevis strain J_2021 chromosome 5S, Xenopus_laevis_v10.1, whole genome shotgun sequence:
- the LOC108718073 gene encoding protein NCBP2AS2-like encodes MVLRRLLFTLLNNPRLIEKLSESRPIRRAAQITAFAVIKAQLRGKDAAQRLLRSDTVRQMRQEASRPGTSRDVWELGRKLEKIKDTFFRELRTGMQDAKKQIKRGDGK; translated from the coding sequence ATGGTTCTGCGGAGACTTCTCTTCACTCTGCTCAACAACCCGCGGCTGATCGAAAAACTGTCCGAGTCCCGGCCCATACGCAGAGCCGCGCAGATCACCGCCTTCGCCGTCATCAAGGCTCAACTGAGAGGCAAAGACGCGGCCCAGCGACTCCTACGCTCCGACACTGTGCGACAGATGCGCCAGGAGGCGAGCAGGCCCGGCACAAGCAGGGACGTGTGGGAGTTGGGCCGCAAGCTGGAGAAGATTAAGGACACATTCTTCAGGGAGTTACGGACAGGGATGCAGGATGCCAAGAAACAGATCAAAAGAGGAGACGGAAAATGA
- the meltf.S gene encoding melanotransferrin yields MIWKIVFILFYFQRILCLNEVRWCTISDPENRKCNDMKAAFGQAKITPTLSCVNGKSGIDCAHMIKNNEADAVTLNGGLIYQAGAKYNLRPVVGEVYDQGVGTSYYAVAVVRKNSTYTINNLKGAKSCHTGFERTAGWNVPIGYLIDTGRIAVVACDIKRAVSNFFSKSCVPGSFQQGLCQLCIGDANGNNVCDLNGGLERYSDYSGAFRCLVEGQGDVTFIKHSTVAENSDGKNTDPWARDVISSDYQLLCRDGSRAEVSEWRQCNIARVPAHAVMTRINTDGALIYKMLHDGQQRYNSHGSGFRMFDSSAYNSNNLLFRDVTTELRAIANQTYQAWLADEYLQAVKGIDCDPDQLPKSLRWCTLSTQEIWKCADMASAFKDKTLDPSLQCVSADSPEACMKLIQQKEVDAVTLDGGDIYKAGKTYGLVPAAGESYPESNLSSSYYAVALVHRDPLNAFTIHDLKGKKSCHTGYERTAGWNVPIGTLIKRGSMKQDGCNTAKAVATFFSESCVPGANQKNMPPELCKLCKGDSRGQNKCEKDSREQYFGYTGAFRCLAEKAGDVAFVKHSTVFELTDGKSTESWAMNLKSSEFQLLCPNGARAEVSQYADCNWARVPAHAVMVHPDTNIHAVYGLLANAQEYYGDDSSSQFKMFDSSVYNANDLIFKDSTDKIVPVQEKKTYTQWLGSSYIESLESMQCSSNAANNQGTINFLLISMLLFITFCV; encoded by the exons TTCTTTGCCTTAATGAAGTAAGATGGTGCACAATATCcgacccagagaacagaaaatgCAATGACATGAAAGCTGCTTTCGGACAAGCTAAAATCACTCCTACTTTATCTTGTGTGAATGGAAAATCAGGAATAGATTGCGCACACATGATAAAG AATAATGAGGCCGATGCAGTGACTCTTAATGGTGGATTAATATATCAAGCCGGCGCCAAATATAACTTGAGACCTGTGGTTGGAGAAGTATATGATCAAG GTGTGGGGACGTCATACTATGCTGTGGCCGTTGTAAGAAAAAACTCTACATATACCATAAACAATCTGAAAGGAGCAAAATCTTGTCATACTGGTTTCGAGAGGACTGCTGGATGGAACGTGCCCATTGGATATCTCATTGACACTGGCCGCATTGCTGTTGTAGCTTGTGATATCAAAAGAG CTGTGAGCAACTTTTTCTCCAAGAGCTGTGTGCCCGGCTCCTTCCAGCAGGGTCTTTGTCAACTGTGTATTGGAGATGCCAATGGCAACAATGTGTGTGATCTAAATGGCGGCCTCGAGAGATACAGCGACTATAGTGGAGCTTTTAG GTGTTTGGTTGAAGGACAAGGTGATGTGACATTTATAAAGCATAGCACAGTGGCTGAAAATTCAGATG GCAAAAATACAGATCCGTGGGCTCGGGACGTGATTTCTTCTGACTACCAGTTACTGTGCAGAGACGGTAGCCGCGCAGAAGTCAGTGAATGGAGACAGTGTAACATTGCAAGGGTTCCTGCTCATGCTGTTATGACCCGGATTAACACAGATGGAGCCCTCATTTATAAAATGCTTCATGACGGCCAG CAGAGATATAATAGTCATGGCTCTGGCTTCAGAATGTTTGACTCTTCAGCCTACAATAGTAACAACCTGCTTTTCAGAGACGTGACAACAGAGCTGAGAGCCATTGCTAACCAGACATACCAGGCCTGGCTGGCGGATGAGTATTTGCAGGCAGTGAAAGGAATAGACTGTGATCCTGACC AATTGCCTAAATCCCTGCGTTGGTGCACCTTATCCACACAAGAGATATGGAAATGTGCAGATATGGCCAGTGCCTTCAAAGATAAGACTTTGGATCCATCGCTCCAGTGTGTTTCAGCTGACAGCCCTGAAGCTTGTATGAAACTGATACAG CAAAAAGAGGTCGATGCAGTGACATTGGATGGAGGAGACATTTACAAAGCTGGGAAGACATACGGGTTGGTGCCAGCCGCCGGGGAGAGTTATCCTG aGAGCAATTTGTCCAGCAGTTACTATGCAGTGGCCTTGGTCCATAGAGACCCTTTGAATGCCTTTACCATTCATGATCTGAAAGGCAAGAAATCCTGCCACACAGGCTATGAGCGCACAGCTGGATGGAACGTACCCATAGGAACTCTCATCAAGCGGGGCTCCATGAAGCAAGATGGATGCAATACTGCCAaag CTGTGGCTACTTTTTTCTCTGAGAGTTGTGTACCAGGGGCcaaccagaaaaatatgccacCCGAACTGTGCAAACTCTGTAAAGGTGACAGCAGAGGACAAAACAAGTGTGAGAAGGATTCTCGGGAACAATATTTTGGATATACTGGTGCATTCAG ATGCCTGGCAGAGAAAGCTGGAGATGTGGCCTTTGTAAAACATTCAACTGTGTTTGAACTCACTGACG GAAAAAGCACAGAGTCCTGGGCAATGAATCTAAAGTCCAGTGAGTTTCAGCTACTGTGTCCCAATGGAGCTCGGGCAGAAGTGAGCCAGTATGCTGACTGTAATTGGGCTCGGGTTCCAGCTCATGCAGTTATGGTTCATCCTGATACAAACATACACGCAGTATATGGCCTCTTAGCTAATGCCCAG GAGTATTATGGGGATGACAGCAGCTCTCAGTTTAAAATGTTTGATTCATCAGTTTATAATGCAAATGACCTGATCTTCAAGGACTCCACCGATAAAATAGTTCCTGTTCAAGAGAAGAAAACGTATACCCAGTGGCTGGGCAGCAGTTACATTGAATCATTGGAAAGCATGCAGTGTTCTTCCAACGCAG CAAATAACCAAGGAACTATTAATTTTTTACTAATAAGTATGCTCCTCTTCATCACATTCTGTGTATAA